A single genomic interval of Corvus cornix cornix isolate S_Up_H32 chromosome 1, ASM73873v5, whole genome shotgun sequence harbors:
- the ERG gene encoding transcriptional regulator ERG isoform X2: MLAELAIGFSWVEEALSVVSEDQSLFECAYGSPHLAKTEMTASSSSEYGQTSKMSPRVPQQDWLSQPPARVTIKMECNPNQVNGSRNSPDDCSVAKGGKMVSSSDSVGMNYGNYMEEKHVPPPNMTTNERRVIVPADPTLWSTDHVRQWLEWAVKEYGLPDVDILLFQNIDGKELCKMTKDDFQRLTPSYNADILLSHLHYLRETPLPHLTSDDVDKALQNSPRLMHARNTGGATFIFPNTSVYPEATQRITTRPDLPYEQARRSAWTSHTHPSPQSKATQPSSSTVPKTEDQRPQLDPYQILGPTSSRLANPGSGQIQLWQFLLELLSDSSNSNCITWEGTNGEFKMTDPDEVARRWGERKSKPNMNYDKLSRALRYYYDKNIMTKVHGKRYAYKFDFHGIAQALQPHPPESSMYKYPTDLPYMSSYHAHPQKMNFVAPHPPALPVTSSSFFAAPNPYWNSPTGGIYPNTRLPAAHMPSHLGTYY; encoded by the exons ATGTTGGCTGAGCTGGCAATCGGATTCTCATGGGTGGAG GAAGCGTTATCGGTGGTGAGCGAAGACCAGTCCCTGTTCGAGTGTGCCTACGGATCACCCCACCTCGCCAAGACAGAGATGACGGCCTCCTCCTCCAGTGAATATGGGCAGACCTCAAAGATGAGCCCACGTGTCCCCCAGCAGGACTGGTTGTCACAGCCCCCAGCCAGAGTCACCATCAAGATGGAGTGTAACCCCAACCAGGTTAACGGGTCAAG GAATTCTCCAGATGACTGCAGCGTGGCAAAAGGAGGGAAGATGGTGAGCAGCTCAGACAGTGTTGGGATGAACTATGGAAACTACATGGAGGAGAAGCACGTTCCACCCCCAAACATGACGACCAATGAACGAAGAGTCATTGTGCCAGCAG ACCCCACGCTGTGGAGCACAGACCACGTGCGCCAGTGGCTGGAGTGGGCGGTGAAGGAGTACGGGCTGCCGGACGTGGACATCCTGCTCTTCCAGAACATCGACGGCAAGGAGCTCTGCAAAATGACCAAGGATGACTTCCAGAGGCTCACCCCCAGCTACAATGCAGACATCCTCCTGTCACACCTACACTACCTCAGAGAGA ctCCTCTTCCACATTTGACTTCAGATGATGTTGATAAGGCCTTACAAAACTCTCCACGGTTAATGCATGCTAGAAACACAG gaggtgccacttttatttttccaaacacatCAGTTTATCCAGAAGCAACACAAAGAATTACAACCAGGCCAG attTGCCTTATGAGCAAGCCAGGAGATCAGCATGGACGAGTCACACCCACCCCAGCCCTCAGTCAAAAG ctACTCAGCCATCATCCTCAACAGTTCCCAAAACAGAAGACCAGCGTCCTCAGTTAG ATCCATATCAGATTCTTGGACCGACCAGCAGCCGACTTGCAAATCCAG GGAGTGGGCAGATCCAGCTGTGGCagttcctgctggagctgctgtcgGACAGCTCCAACTCCAACTGCATCACCTGGGAGGGCACCAACGGCGAGTTCAAGATGACGGACCCCGACGAGGTGGCGCGGCGCTGGGGTGAGCGCAAGAGCAAGCCCAACATGAACTACGACAAGCTCAGCCGCGCCCTGCGCTACTACTACGACAAGAACATCATGACCAAGGTGCACGGCAAGCGCTACGCCTACAAATTCGACTTCCACGGCATCGCCCAGGCCCTGCAGCCTCACCCCCCGGAGTCGTCCATGTACAAATACCCGACAGACCTGCCCTACATGAGCTCGTACCACGCGCACCCGCAGAAGATGAACTTTGTAGCTCCCCACCCCCCTGCCTTGCCCGTAACATCCTCCAGCTTTTTTGCTGCCCCCAATCCGTACTGGAATTCGCCGACTGGAGGGATCTACCCCAACACCAGGCTGCCAGCTGCTCATATGCCTTCTCATCTTGGCACCTACTACTAA
- the ERG gene encoding transcriptional regulator ERG isoform X3, with protein MASTIKEALSVVSEDQSLFECAYGSPHLAKTEMTASSSSEYGQTSKMSPRVPQQDWLSQPPARVTIKMECNPNQVNGSRNSPDDCSVAKGGKMVSSSDSVGMNYGNYMEEKHVPPPNMTTNERRVIVPADPTLWSTDHVRQWLEWAVKEYGLPDVDILLFQNIDGKELCKMTKDDFQRLTPSYNADILLSHLHYLRETPLPHLTSDDVDKALQNSPRLMHARNTGGATFIFPNTSVYPEATQRITTRPDLPYEQARRSAWTSHTHPSPQSKATQPSSSTVPKTEDQRPQLDPYQILGPTSSRLANPGSGQIQLWQFLLELLSDSSNSNCITWEGTNGEFKMTDPDEVARRWGERKSKPNMNYDKLSRALRYYYDKNIMTKVHGKRYAYKFDFHGIAQALQPHPPESSMYKYPTDLPYMSSYHAHPQKMNFVAPHPPALPVTSSSFFAAPNPYWNSPTGGIYPNTRLPAAHMPSHLGTYY; from the exons GAAGCGTTATCGGTGGTGAGCGAAGACCAGTCCCTGTTCGAGTGTGCCTACGGATCACCCCACCTCGCCAAGACAGAGATGACGGCCTCCTCCTCCAGTGAATATGGGCAGACCTCAAAGATGAGCCCACGTGTCCCCCAGCAGGACTGGTTGTCACAGCCCCCAGCCAGAGTCACCATCAAGATGGAGTGTAACCCCAACCAGGTTAACGGGTCAAG GAATTCTCCAGATGACTGCAGCGTGGCAAAAGGAGGGAAGATGGTGAGCAGCTCAGACAGTGTTGGGATGAACTATGGAAACTACATGGAGGAGAAGCACGTTCCACCCCCAAACATGACGACCAATGAACGAAGAGTCATTGTGCCAGCAG ACCCCACGCTGTGGAGCACAGACCACGTGCGCCAGTGGCTGGAGTGGGCGGTGAAGGAGTACGGGCTGCCGGACGTGGACATCCTGCTCTTCCAGAACATCGACGGCAAGGAGCTCTGCAAAATGACCAAGGATGACTTCCAGAGGCTCACCCCCAGCTACAATGCAGACATCCTCCTGTCACACCTACACTACCTCAGAGAGA ctCCTCTTCCACATTTGACTTCAGATGATGTTGATAAGGCCTTACAAAACTCTCCACGGTTAATGCATGCTAGAAACACAG gaggtgccacttttatttttccaaacacatCAGTTTATCCAGAAGCAACACAAAGAATTACAACCAGGCCAG attTGCCTTATGAGCAAGCCAGGAGATCAGCATGGACGAGTCACACCCACCCCAGCCCTCAGTCAAAAG ctACTCAGCCATCATCCTCAACAGTTCCCAAAACAGAAGACCAGCGTCCTCAGTTAG ATCCATATCAGATTCTTGGACCGACCAGCAGCCGACTTGCAAATCCAG GGAGTGGGCAGATCCAGCTGTGGCagttcctgctggagctgctgtcgGACAGCTCCAACTCCAACTGCATCACCTGGGAGGGCACCAACGGCGAGTTCAAGATGACGGACCCCGACGAGGTGGCGCGGCGCTGGGGTGAGCGCAAGAGCAAGCCCAACATGAACTACGACAAGCTCAGCCGCGCCCTGCGCTACTACTACGACAAGAACATCATGACCAAGGTGCACGGCAAGCGCTACGCCTACAAATTCGACTTCCACGGCATCGCCCAGGCCCTGCAGCCTCACCCCCCGGAGTCGTCCATGTACAAATACCCGACAGACCTGCCCTACATGAGCTCGTACCACGCGCACCCGCAGAAGATGAACTTTGTAGCTCCCCACCCCCCTGCCTTGCCCGTAACATCCTCCAGCTTTTTTGCTGCCCCCAATCCGTACTGGAATTCGCCGACTGGAGGGATCTACCCCAACACCAGGCTGCCAGCTGCTCATATGCCTTCTCATCTTGGCACCTACTACTAA
- the ERG gene encoding transcriptional regulator ERG isoform X8, whose protein sequence is MIQTVPDPAAHIKEALSVVSEDQSLFECAYGSPHLAKTEMTASSSSEYGQTSKMSPRVPQQDWLSQPPARVTIKMECNPNQVNGSRNSPDDCSVAKGGKMVSSSDSVGMNYGNYMEEKHVPPPNMTTNERRVIVPADPTLWSTDHVRQWLEWAVKEYGLPDVDILLFQNIDGKELCKMTKDDFQRLTPSYNADILLSHLHYLRERGATFIFPNTSVYPEATQRITTRPATQPSSSTVPKTEDQRPQLDPYQILGPTSSRLANPGSGQIQLWQFLLELLSDSSNSNCITWEGTNGEFKMTDPDEVARRWGERKSKPNMNYDKLSRALRYYYDKNIMTKVHGKRYAYKFDFHGIAQALQPHPPESSMYKYPTDLPYMSSYHAHPQKMNFVAPHPPALPVTSSSFFAAPNPYWNSPTGGIYPNTRLPAAHMPSHLGTYY, encoded by the exons GAAGCGTTATCGGTGGTGAGCGAAGACCAGTCCCTGTTCGAGTGTGCCTACGGATCACCCCACCTCGCCAAGACAGAGATGACGGCCTCCTCCTCCAGTGAATATGGGCAGACCTCAAAGATGAGCCCACGTGTCCCCCAGCAGGACTGGTTGTCACAGCCCCCAGCCAGAGTCACCATCAAGATGGAGTGTAACCCCAACCAGGTTAACGGGTCAAG GAATTCTCCAGATGACTGCAGCGTGGCAAAAGGAGGGAAGATGGTGAGCAGCTCAGACAGTGTTGGGATGAACTATGGAAACTACATGGAGGAGAAGCACGTTCCACCCCCAAACATGACGACCAATGAACGAAGAGTCATTGTGCCAGCAG ACCCCACGCTGTGGAGCACAGACCACGTGCGCCAGTGGCTGGAGTGGGCGGTGAAGGAGTACGGGCTGCCGGACGTGGACATCCTGCTCTTCCAGAACATCGACGGCAAGGAGCTCTGCAAAATGACCAAGGATGACTTCCAGAGGCTCACCCCCAGCTACAATGCAGACATCCTCCTGTCACACCTACACTACCTCAGAGAGA gaggtgccacttttatttttccaaacacatCAGTTTATCCAGAAGCAACACAAAGAATTACAACCAGGCCAG ctACTCAGCCATCATCCTCAACAGTTCCCAAAACAGAAGACCAGCGTCCTCAGTTAG ATCCATATCAGATTCTTGGACCGACCAGCAGCCGACTTGCAAATCCAG GGAGTGGGCAGATCCAGCTGTGGCagttcctgctggagctgctgtcgGACAGCTCCAACTCCAACTGCATCACCTGGGAGGGCACCAACGGCGAGTTCAAGATGACGGACCCCGACGAGGTGGCGCGGCGCTGGGGTGAGCGCAAGAGCAAGCCCAACATGAACTACGACAAGCTCAGCCGCGCCCTGCGCTACTACTACGACAAGAACATCATGACCAAGGTGCACGGCAAGCGCTACGCCTACAAATTCGACTTCCACGGCATCGCCCAGGCCCTGCAGCCTCACCCCCCGGAGTCGTCCATGTACAAATACCCGACAGACCTGCCCTACATGAGCTCGTACCACGCGCACCCGCAGAAGATGAACTTTGTAGCTCCCCACCCCCCTGCCTTGCCCGTAACATCCTCCAGCTTTTTTGCTGCCCCCAATCCGTACTGGAATTCGCCGACTGGAGGGATCTACCCCAACACCAGGCTGCCAGCTGCTCATATGCCTTCTCATCTTGGCACCTACTACTAA
- the ERG gene encoding transcriptional regulator ERG isoform X1, whose protein sequence is MIQTVPDPAAHIKEALSVVSEDQSLFECAYGSPHLAKTEMTASSSSEYGQTSKMSPRVPQQDWLSQPPARVTIKMECNPNQVNGSRNSPDDCSVAKGGKMVSSSDSVGMNYGNYMEEKHVPPPNMTTNERRVIVPADPTLWSTDHVRQWLEWAVKEYGLPDVDILLFQNIDGKELCKMTKDDFQRLTPSYNADILLSHLHYLRETPLPHLTSDDVDKALQNSPRLMHARNTGGATFIFPNTSVYPEATQRITTRPDLPYEQARRSAWTSHTHPSPQSKATQPSSSTVPKTEDQRPQLDPYQILGPTSSRLANPGSGQIQLWQFLLELLSDSSNSNCITWEGTNGEFKMTDPDEVARRWGERKSKPNMNYDKLSRALRYYYDKNIMTKVHGKRYAYKFDFHGIAQALQPHPPESSMYKYPTDLPYMSSYHAHPQKMNFVAPHPPALPVTSSSFFAAPNPYWNSPTGGIYPNTRLPAAHMPSHLGTYY, encoded by the exons GAAGCGTTATCGGTGGTGAGCGAAGACCAGTCCCTGTTCGAGTGTGCCTACGGATCACCCCACCTCGCCAAGACAGAGATGACGGCCTCCTCCTCCAGTGAATATGGGCAGACCTCAAAGATGAGCCCACGTGTCCCCCAGCAGGACTGGTTGTCACAGCCCCCAGCCAGAGTCACCATCAAGATGGAGTGTAACCCCAACCAGGTTAACGGGTCAAG GAATTCTCCAGATGACTGCAGCGTGGCAAAAGGAGGGAAGATGGTGAGCAGCTCAGACAGTGTTGGGATGAACTATGGAAACTACATGGAGGAGAAGCACGTTCCACCCCCAAACATGACGACCAATGAACGAAGAGTCATTGTGCCAGCAG ACCCCACGCTGTGGAGCACAGACCACGTGCGCCAGTGGCTGGAGTGGGCGGTGAAGGAGTACGGGCTGCCGGACGTGGACATCCTGCTCTTCCAGAACATCGACGGCAAGGAGCTCTGCAAAATGACCAAGGATGACTTCCAGAGGCTCACCCCCAGCTACAATGCAGACATCCTCCTGTCACACCTACACTACCTCAGAGAGA ctCCTCTTCCACATTTGACTTCAGATGATGTTGATAAGGCCTTACAAAACTCTCCACGGTTAATGCATGCTAGAAACACAG gaggtgccacttttatttttccaaacacatCAGTTTATCCAGAAGCAACACAAAGAATTACAACCAGGCCAG attTGCCTTATGAGCAAGCCAGGAGATCAGCATGGACGAGTCACACCCACCCCAGCCCTCAGTCAAAAG ctACTCAGCCATCATCCTCAACAGTTCCCAAAACAGAAGACCAGCGTCCTCAGTTAG ATCCATATCAGATTCTTGGACCGACCAGCAGCCGACTTGCAAATCCAG GGAGTGGGCAGATCCAGCTGTGGCagttcctgctggagctgctgtcgGACAGCTCCAACTCCAACTGCATCACCTGGGAGGGCACCAACGGCGAGTTCAAGATGACGGACCCCGACGAGGTGGCGCGGCGCTGGGGTGAGCGCAAGAGCAAGCCCAACATGAACTACGACAAGCTCAGCCGCGCCCTGCGCTACTACTACGACAAGAACATCATGACCAAGGTGCACGGCAAGCGCTACGCCTACAAATTCGACTTCCACGGCATCGCCCAGGCCCTGCAGCCTCACCCCCCGGAGTCGTCCATGTACAAATACCCGACAGACCTGCCCTACATGAGCTCGTACCACGCGCACCCGCAGAAGATGAACTTTGTAGCTCCCCACCCCCCTGCCTTGCCCGTAACATCCTCCAGCTTTTTTGCTGCCCCCAATCCGTACTGGAATTCGCCGACTGGAGGGATCTACCCCAACACCAGGCTGCCAGCTGCTCATATGCCTTCTCATCTTGGCACCTACTACTAA
- the ERG gene encoding transcriptional regulator ERG isoform X4, which produces MIQTVPDPAAHIKEALSVVSEDQSLFECAYGSPHLAKTEMTASSSSEYGQTSKMSPRVPQQDWLSQPPARVTIKMECNPNQVNGSRNSPDDCSVAKGGKMVSSSDSVGMNYGNYMEEKHVPPPNMTTNERRVIVPADPTLWSTDHVRQWLEWAVKEYGLPDVDILLFQNIDGKELCKMTKDDFQRLTPSYNADILLSHLHYLRETPLPHLTSDDVDKALQNSPRLMHARNTGGATFIFPNTSVYPEATQRITTRPATQPSSSTVPKTEDQRPQLDPYQILGPTSSRLANPGSGQIQLWQFLLELLSDSSNSNCITWEGTNGEFKMTDPDEVARRWGERKSKPNMNYDKLSRALRYYYDKNIMTKVHGKRYAYKFDFHGIAQALQPHPPESSMYKYPTDLPYMSSYHAHPQKMNFVAPHPPALPVTSSSFFAAPNPYWNSPTGGIYPNTRLPAAHMPSHLGTYY; this is translated from the exons GAAGCGTTATCGGTGGTGAGCGAAGACCAGTCCCTGTTCGAGTGTGCCTACGGATCACCCCACCTCGCCAAGACAGAGATGACGGCCTCCTCCTCCAGTGAATATGGGCAGACCTCAAAGATGAGCCCACGTGTCCCCCAGCAGGACTGGTTGTCACAGCCCCCAGCCAGAGTCACCATCAAGATGGAGTGTAACCCCAACCAGGTTAACGGGTCAAG GAATTCTCCAGATGACTGCAGCGTGGCAAAAGGAGGGAAGATGGTGAGCAGCTCAGACAGTGTTGGGATGAACTATGGAAACTACATGGAGGAGAAGCACGTTCCACCCCCAAACATGACGACCAATGAACGAAGAGTCATTGTGCCAGCAG ACCCCACGCTGTGGAGCACAGACCACGTGCGCCAGTGGCTGGAGTGGGCGGTGAAGGAGTACGGGCTGCCGGACGTGGACATCCTGCTCTTCCAGAACATCGACGGCAAGGAGCTCTGCAAAATGACCAAGGATGACTTCCAGAGGCTCACCCCCAGCTACAATGCAGACATCCTCCTGTCACACCTACACTACCTCAGAGAGA ctCCTCTTCCACATTTGACTTCAGATGATGTTGATAAGGCCTTACAAAACTCTCCACGGTTAATGCATGCTAGAAACACAG gaggtgccacttttatttttccaaacacatCAGTTTATCCAGAAGCAACACAAAGAATTACAACCAGGCCAG ctACTCAGCCATCATCCTCAACAGTTCCCAAAACAGAAGACCAGCGTCCTCAGTTAG ATCCATATCAGATTCTTGGACCGACCAGCAGCCGACTTGCAAATCCAG GGAGTGGGCAGATCCAGCTGTGGCagttcctgctggagctgctgtcgGACAGCTCCAACTCCAACTGCATCACCTGGGAGGGCACCAACGGCGAGTTCAAGATGACGGACCCCGACGAGGTGGCGCGGCGCTGGGGTGAGCGCAAGAGCAAGCCCAACATGAACTACGACAAGCTCAGCCGCGCCCTGCGCTACTACTACGACAAGAACATCATGACCAAGGTGCACGGCAAGCGCTACGCCTACAAATTCGACTTCCACGGCATCGCCCAGGCCCTGCAGCCTCACCCCCCGGAGTCGTCCATGTACAAATACCCGACAGACCTGCCCTACATGAGCTCGTACCACGCGCACCCGCAGAAGATGAACTTTGTAGCTCCCCACCCCCCTGCCTTGCCCGTAACATCCTCCAGCTTTTTTGCTGCCCCCAATCCGTACTGGAATTCGCCGACTGGAGGGATCTACCCCAACACCAGGCTGCCAGCTGCTCATATGCCTTCTCATCTTGGCACCTACTACTAA
- the ERG gene encoding transcriptional regulator ERG isoform X6, which produces MASTIKEALSVVSEDQSLFECAYGSPHLAKTEMTASSSSEYGQTSKMSPRVPQQDWLSQPPARVTIKMECNPNQVNGSRNSPDDCSVAKGGKMVSSSDSVGMNYGNYMEEKHVPPPNMTTNERRVIVPADPTLWSTDHVRQWLEWAVKEYGLPDVDILLFQNIDGKELCKMTKDDFQRLTPSYNADILLSHLHYLRERGATFIFPNTSVYPEATQRITTRPDLPYEQARRSAWTSHTHPSPQSKATQPSSSTVPKTEDQRPQLDPYQILGPTSSRLANPGSGQIQLWQFLLELLSDSSNSNCITWEGTNGEFKMTDPDEVARRWGERKSKPNMNYDKLSRALRYYYDKNIMTKVHGKRYAYKFDFHGIAQALQPHPPESSMYKYPTDLPYMSSYHAHPQKMNFVAPHPPALPVTSSSFFAAPNPYWNSPTGGIYPNTRLPAAHMPSHLGTYY; this is translated from the exons GAAGCGTTATCGGTGGTGAGCGAAGACCAGTCCCTGTTCGAGTGTGCCTACGGATCACCCCACCTCGCCAAGACAGAGATGACGGCCTCCTCCTCCAGTGAATATGGGCAGACCTCAAAGATGAGCCCACGTGTCCCCCAGCAGGACTGGTTGTCACAGCCCCCAGCCAGAGTCACCATCAAGATGGAGTGTAACCCCAACCAGGTTAACGGGTCAAG GAATTCTCCAGATGACTGCAGCGTGGCAAAAGGAGGGAAGATGGTGAGCAGCTCAGACAGTGTTGGGATGAACTATGGAAACTACATGGAGGAGAAGCACGTTCCACCCCCAAACATGACGACCAATGAACGAAGAGTCATTGTGCCAGCAG ACCCCACGCTGTGGAGCACAGACCACGTGCGCCAGTGGCTGGAGTGGGCGGTGAAGGAGTACGGGCTGCCGGACGTGGACATCCTGCTCTTCCAGAACATCGACGGCAAGGAGCTCTGCAAAATGACCAAGGATGACTTCCAGAGGCTCACCCCCAGCTACAATGCAGACATCCTCCTGTCACACCTACACTACCTCAGAGAGA gaggtgccacttttatttttccaaacacatCAGTTTATCCAGAAGCAACACAAAGAATTACAACCAGGCCAG attTGCCTTATGAGCAAGCCAGGAGATCAGCATGGACGAGTCACACCCACCCCAGCCCTCAGTCAAAAG ctACTCAGCCATCATCCTCAACAGTTCCCAAAACAGAAGACCAGCGTCCTCAGTTAG ATCCATATCAGATTCTTGGACCGACCAGCAGCCGACTTGCAAATCCAG GGAGTGGGCAGATCCAGCTGTGGCagttcctgctggagctgctgtcgGACAGCTCCAACTCCAACTGCATCACCTGGGAGGGCACCAACGGCGAGTTCAAGATGACGGACCCCGACGAGGTGGCGCGGCGCTGGGGTGAGCGCAAGAGCAAGCCCAACATGAACTACGACAAGCTCAGCCGCGCCCTGCGCTACTACTACGACAAGAACATCATGACCAAGGTGCACGGCAAGCGCTACGCCTACAAATTCGACTTCCACGGCATCGCCCAGGCCCTGCAGCCTCACCCCCCGGAGTCGTCCATGTACAAATACCCGACAGACCTGCCCTACATGAGCTCGTACCACGCGCACCCGCAGAAGATGAACTTTGTAGCTCCCCACCCCCCTGCCTTGCCCGTAACATCCTCCAGCTTTTTTGCTGCCCCCAATCCGTACTGGAATTCGCCGACTGGAGGGATCTACCCCAACACCAGGCTGCCAGCTGCTCATATGCCTTCTCATCTTGGCACCTACTACTAA
- the ERG gene encoding transcriptional regulator ERG isoform X5, translated as MIQTVPDPAAHIKEALSVVSEDQSLFECAYGSPHLAKTEMTASSSSEYGQTSKMSPRVPQQDWLSQPPARVTIKMECNPNQVNGSRNSPDDCSVAKGGKMVSSSDSVGMNYGNYMEEKHVPPPNMTTNERRVIVPADPTLWSTDHVRQWLEWAVKEYGLPDVDILLFQNIDGKELCKMTKDDFQRLTPSYNADILLSHLHYLRERGATFIFPNTSVYPEATQRITTRPDLPYEQARRSAWTSHTHPSPQSKATQPSSSTVPKTEDQRPQLDPYQILGPTSSRLANPGSGQIQLWQFLLELLSDSSNSNCITWEGTNGEFKMTDPDEVARRWGERKSKPNMNYDKLSRALRYYYDKNIMTKVHGKRYAYKFDFHGIAQALQPHPPESSMYKYPTDLPYMSSYHAHPQKMNFVAPHPPALPVTSSSFFAAPNPYWNSPTGGIYPNTRLPAAHMPSHLGTYY; from the exons GAAGCGTTATCGGTGGTGAGCGAAGACCAGTCCCTGTTCGAGTGTGCCTACGGATCACCCCACCTCGCCAAGACAGAGATGACGGCCTCCTCCTCCAGTGAATATGGGCAGACCTCAAAGATGAGCCCACGTGTCCCCCAGCAGGACTGGTTGTCACAGCCCCCAGCCAGAGTCACCATCAAGATGGAGTGTAACCCCAACCAGGTTAACGGGTCAAG GAATTCTCCAGATGACTGCAGCGTGGCAAAAGGAGGGAAGATGGTGAGCAGCTCAGACAGTGTTGGGATGAACTATGGAAACTACATGGAGGAGAAGCACGTTCCACCCCCAAACATGACGACCAATGAACGAAGAGTCATTGTGCCAGCAG ACCCCACGCTGTGGAGCACAGACCACGTGCGCCAGTGGCTGGAGTGGGCGGTGAAGGAGTACGGGCTGCCGGACGTGGACATCCTGCTCTTCCAGAACATCGACGGCAAGGAGCTCTGCAAAATGACCAAGGATGACTTCCAGAGGCTCACCCCCAGCTACAATGCAGACATCCTCCTGTCACACCTACACTACCTCAGAGAGA gaggtgccacttttatttttccaaacacatCAGTTTATCCAGAAGCAACACAAAGAATTACAACCAGGCCAG attTGCCTTATGAGCAAGCCAGGAGATCAGCATGGACGAGTCACACCCACCCCAGCCCTCAGTCAAAAG ctACTCAGCCATCATCCTCAACAGTTCCCAAAACAGAAGACCAGCGTCCTCAGTTAG ATCCATATCAGATTCTTGGACCGACCAGCAGCCGACTTGCAAATCCAG GGAGTGGGCAGATCCAGCTGTGGCagttcctgctggagctgctgtcgGACAGCTCCAACTCCAACTGCATCACCTGGGAGGGCACCAACGGCGAGTTCAAGATGACGGACCCCGACGAGGTGGCGCGGCGCTGGGGTGAGCGCAAGAGCAAGCCCAACATGAACTACGACAAGCTCAGCCGCGCCCTGCGCTACTACTACGACAAGAACATCATGACCAAGGTGCACGGCAAGCGCTACGCCTACAAATTCGACTTCCACGGCATCGCCCAGGCCCTGCAGCCTCACCCCCCGGAGTCGTCCATGTACAAATACCCGACAGACCTGCCCTACATGAGCTCGTACCACGCGCACCCGCAGAAGATGAACTTTGTAGCTCCCCACCCCCCTGCCTTGCCCGTAACATCCTCCAGCTTTTTTGCTGCCCCCAATCCGTACTGGAATTCGCCGACTGGAGGGATCTACCCCAACACCAGGCTGCCAGCTGCTCATATGCCTTCTCATCTTGGCACCTACTACTAA